In one Cellulomonas sp. JZ18 genomic region, the following are encoded:
- a CDS encoding CHAT domain-containing protein: MQGASSAADLAVEPPAEEAALVADARALEAALDAADDDLPARVADVVARARRARDPEALAWGLRAQAVLRRRANDPAGAVRLLDEARTVAARAQRPVLEAWMLASRSVAELERGRTTRARADAEAALALAEGAAAGDRDEARALHARVQLQLAVMEHNAGRLVEAEARYRAFLREVPGGSPDAVRGANNLAVLLVARADFDEALRWAERAVAAAAGLSPLLRSWPYLTRALVHVQAGRLSAGLRDLELAAGASEAAGQSSAEYYVEYADAMREMRLLPEAAAAGERALAELATAGAGLVEVDAEISLAETLLVAGDAERAARHADRARARARAQRRPGVHDRAVVVAAEARLRASAVGPADLAAARRAARRLQSSGELAAAAGAALVSGRIAASLGLDGPALAALRSAADLGRRGSLPVRMRARLAAALVARHVGADATVLSECRAGLRDLARHRAALPTMELRALASGHGAELGELGLDVVVRQGSAARVLRWMEQTRAAALLARLPVDDGDRAVAPDPEGDGPAGRTVDDPSHERGPDGPRAARSVIVADEQRAAEARRSAWLRDVGADGPVAHRVPGLGDLRAALDGRVLVEYGRHDGRLVAVVVGARGARLVDVGPCEAEVAQQLRALVFALRRLVDPRGAAAAAAARTSADLRLAVLRRLLVAPLGVDPGDELVVVPVGLLHGVPWSALHDGPVGLAPSATAWARTRARTPDGRGGAVLVAGPGLRGAQEEVDVLRGMHPDAVVLGAGESTADGVVRAIARADLAHLACHGSLRADNPMFSAVVLADGPVTVQELHRAGVAPRRLVLASCHSGADVAYAGDEVLGLVSAVLARGTAGVVASIAAVPDVEVVDLMRGLHARLAAGETMARALHGARAEVDRDAPAGFVNWCTFGAHGAA; encoded by the coding sequence GTGCAGGGAGCATCCTCGGCCGCAGACCTCGCCGTCGAGCCCCCGGCGGAGGAGGCGGCGCTCGTCGCGGACGCCCGCGCGCTCGAGGCGGCGCTCGACGCCGCCGACGACGACCTCCCCGCCCGGGTGGCGGACGTCGTGGCGCGTGCCCGTCGCGCACGCGACCCCGAGGCTCTCGCGTGGGGTCTGCGGGCGCAGGCGGTGCTGCGGCGGCGCGCCAACGACCCGGCAGGCGCCGTGCGGCTGCTCGACGAGGCGCGCACGGTCGCCGCACGTGCGCAGCGTCCGGTGCTCGAGGCCTGGATGCTCGCGAGCAGGTCCGTCGCGGAGCTCGAGCGCGGGCGCACGACGCGCGCACGTGCGGACGCCGAGGCCGCGCTCGCCCTGGCCGAGGGCGCGGCTGCGGGCGACCGCGACGAGGCCCGTGCGCTGCACGCGCGCGTGCAGCTGCAGCTCGCCGTCATGGAGCACAACGCGGGCCGGCTGGTCGAGGCGGAGGCGCGGTACCGCGCGTTCCTGCGCGAGGTGCCGGGCGGCAGCCCGGACGCGGTGCGCGGCGCGAACAACCTCGCGGTCCTGCTCGTCGCGCGCGCCGACTTCGACGAGGCGCTGCGGTGGGCCGAGCGTGCCGTCGCCGCTGCCGCGGGCCTGTCCCCGCTGCTGCGGTCGTGGCCGTACCTGACGCGGGCGCTCGTGCACGTGCAGGCCGGCCGGCTGTCGGCGGGCCTGCGCGACCTGGAGCTCGCCGCGGGTGCGTCCGAGGCCGCCGGGCAGTCGTCGGCCGAGTACTACGTGGAGTACGCCGACGCCATGCGCGAGATGCGCCTGCTGCCCGAGGCGGCGGCAGCCGGCGAGCGCGCCCTGGCGGAGCTCGCGACGGCGGGGGCCGGCCTCGTCGAGGTCGACGCCGAGATCTCGCTGGCGGAGACGCTGCTCGTCGCGGGTGACGCCGAGCGCGCGGCCCGGCACGCGGACCGTGCGCGCGCCCGTGCCCGGGCCCAGCGGCGCCCCGGGGTGCACGACCGGGCCGTGGTGGTCGCGGCGGAGGCGCGGCTGCGCGCGTCCGCGGTGGGGCCGGCCGACCTCGCGGCCGCCCGGCGCGCGGCCCGGCGCCTGCAGTCGTCGGGCGAGCTCGCCGCGGCCGCGGGCGCGGCGCTGGTGTCGGGGCGCATCGCGGCGTCGCTCGGGCTGGACGGCCCGGCGCTGGCGGCGCTGCGGTCGGCCGCGGACCTCGGGCGCCGCGGCTCGCTCCCGGTGCGGATGCGGGCACGGCTGGCCGCCGCCCTCGTGGCGCGGCACGTGGGTGCGGACGCCACCGTGCTGAGCGAGTGCCGTGCCGGGTTGCGCGACCTCGCGCGGCACCGGGCCGCACTGCCCACCATGGAGCTGCGCGCGCTCGCGTCCGGGCACGGCGCCGAGCTCGGGGAGCTCGGTCTCGACGTGGTCGTGCGGCAGGGGTCCGCGGCGCGCGTGCTGCGCTGGATGGAGCAGACGCGCGCCGCCGCGCTGCTCGCCCGGCTGCCGGTGGACGACGGGGACCGGGCGGTGGCGCCGGACCCGGAGGGCGACGGGCCGGCCGGGCGTACGGTGGACGACCCGTCCCACGAGCGCGGCCCGGACGGTCCGCGGGCCGCACGGTCGGTCATCGTCGCGGACGAGCAGCGTGCCGCCGAGGCGCGACGGTCCGCCTGGTTGCGGGACGTGGGCGCGGACGGCCCCGTGGCGCACCGCGTGCCCGGGCTCGGCGACCTGCGCGCGGCTCTGGACGGGCGGGTCCTCGTCGAGTACGGGCGCCACGACGGCCGCCTCGTCGCCGTCGTGGTGGGGGCGCGGGGCGCGCGCCTGGTGGACGTCGGCCCGTGCGAGGCCGAGGTCGCGCAGCAGCTGCGCGCGCTCGTGTTCGCGCTGCGCCGGCTCGTCGACCCGCGCGGCGCGGCGGCCGCCGCGGCCGCGAGGACCAGCGCCGACCTGCGCCTGGCGGTGCTGCGCCGGCTGCTGGTCGCGCCGCTCGGCGTCGACCCGGGCGACGAGCTGGTCGTCGTCCCGGTAGGCCTGCTGCACGGGGTGCCGTGGTCCGCGCTGCACGACGGGCCGGTGGGGCTCGCGCCGTCCGCCACGGCGTGGGCGCGCACCCGCGCCCGCACGCCCGACGGCCGCGGCGGCGCCGTCCTCGTGGCCGGTCCGGGGCTGCGGGGCGCGCAGGAGGAGGTGGACGTGCTGCGCGGCATGCACCCGGACGCCGTGGTGCTCGGCGCGGGCGAGAGCACCGCGGACGGCGTCGTGCGCGCCATCGCCCGTGCGGACCTGGCGCACCTCGCCTGCCACGGCTCGCTACGGGCGGACAACCCGATGTTCTCGGCGGTGGTGCTGGCGGACGGCCCCGTCACGGTCCAGGAGCTGCACCGCGCGGGCGTGGCGCCGCGCCGCCTCGTGCTGGCGTCCTGCCACTCGGGCGCCGACGTCGCCTACGCCGGGGACGAGGTGCTCGGGCTCGTGTCCGCGGTGCTCGCGCGCGGTACCGCGGGCGTCGTCGCGAGCATCGCCGCCGTGCCGGACGTGGAGGTCGTCGACCTCATGCGCGGCCTGCACGCGCGGCTCGCGGCGGGGGAGACGATGGCGCGGGCGCTGCACGGTGCACGTGCCGAGGTGGACCGCGACGCGCCCGCCGGGTTCGTGAACTGGTGCACGTTCGGGGCGCACGGCGCGGCCTGA
- a CDS encoding DUF4383 domain-containing protein: MSKSPNRLVAAIFGAVYTLVGLAGFLVTGGVPFASQEGELLLGFEVNPLHNIVHLVIGIALLLASRTVGGARSANLTVGAVYLLVGILGLFIIDTEANILALNGADNVLHFATAIILLGVALGADRDRARTTRTA, from the coding sequence ATGTCGAAGTCCCCGAACCGTCTCGTCGCCGCGATCTTCGGCGCCGTCTACACGCTCGTCGGCCTCGCCGGCTTCCTCGTCACGGGGGGCGTGCCCTTCGCCTCCCAGGAGGGCGAGCTCCTGCTCGGGTTCGAGGTCAACCCGCTGCACAACATCGTGCACCTCGTGATCGGCATCGCGCTGCTGCTCGCGTCGCGGACCGTCGGCGGTGCCCGCTCCGCGAACCTGACCGTCGGTGCCGTCTACCTCCTGGTCGGCATCCTCGGCCTGTTCATCATCGACACCGAGGCGAACATCCTCGCCCTCAACGGCGCGGACAACGTGCTGCACTTCGCGACCGCGATCATCCTGCTCGGCGTGGCGCTCGGCGCCGACCGCGACCGCGCGCGGACGACGCGCACCGCGTGA
- the rplL gene encoding 50S ribosomal protein L7/L12 — protein MAKLTTDELIDAFKELTLIELSEFVKAFEEVFEVTAAAPAAVAVAAPAGGGAADAPAEEEKDSFDVILEAAGDKKIQVIKEVRALTSLGLKEAKDLVDGAPKPVLEGANKETADKAKAALEGAGATVTLK, from the coding sequence ATGGCGAAGCTCACCACCGACGAGCTCATCGACGCGTTCAAGGAGCTCACGCTCATCGAGCTCTCCGAGTTCGTGAAGGCCTTCGAGGAGGTCTTCGAGGTCACCGCTGCCGCGCCGGCCGCCGTGGCCGTGGCCGCCCCCGCGGGCGGCGGCGCCGCCGACGCCCCGGCCGAGGAGGAGAAGGACTCCTTCGACGTCATCCTCGAGGCCGCCGGTGACAAGAAGATCCAGGTCATCAAGGAGGTGCGTGCCCTCACGAGCCTCGGCCTGAAGGAGGCCAAGGACCTCGTCGACGGCGCGCCGAAGCCGGTCCTGGAGGGCGCGAACAAGGAGACGGCCGACAAGGCCAAGGCTGCCCTCGAGGGCGCCGGCGCCACGGTCACCCTCAAGTGA
- the rplJ gene encoding 50S ribosomal protein L10: MARPDKAAAVAEITERFRASNAAVLTEYRGLTVAQLKTLRKALGGNAQYAVVKNTLTAIAAKEAGLEGLDDGLAGPSAIAFVTGDPVEAAKGLRDFARANPALVIKGGVLDGRPLTAEEITKLADLESREVLLAKAAGAMKAKLYQAAYLFTAPASQAVRTVEALRAKREESSDTAA, translated from the coding sequence ATGGCGAGGCCGGACAAGGCAGCCGCCGTCGCGGAGATCACGGAGCGCTTCCGTGCCTCCAACGCGGCCGTGCTGACCGAGTACCGCGGGCTCACCGTCGCGCAGCTCAAGACGCTGCGCAAGGCGCTCGGCGGGAACGCTCAGTACGCCGTGGTGAAGAACACGCTGACCGCGATCGCGGCCAAGGAAGCCGGCCTCGAGGGCCTCGACGACGGGCTCGCGGGCCCGTCGGCGATCGCCTTCGTCACCGGTGACCCGGTCGAGGCGGCCAAGGGTCTGCGTGACTTCGCCCGTGCGAACCCTGCGCTGGTCATCAAGGGGGGCGTCCTCGACGGCCGCCCGCTGACCGCGGAGGAGATCACCAAGCTCGCGGACCTCGAGTCCCGCGAGGTGCTGCTGGCCAAGGCGGCCGGCGCGATGAAGGCCAAGCTCTACCAGGCCGCGTACCTGTTCACGGCTCCTGCCTCGCAGGCCGTGCGCACCGTCGAGGCCCTGCGCGCCAAGCGCGAGGAGTCGTCCGACACCGCTGCCTGA
- a CDS encoding S8 family serine peptidase gives MLPAPSDPRAHATGVRAGVSDRALTAPQGDRTSLRTEESTYVTRFPADDRTAGRPFGDDYARRRMVPRPAAGAGAVAAFAAASPTGRRAEPEDDDGYVRALVADLSPGDADEAVLRRREAVVSRLQDGWAQRSAQELDVVRNRHGADVFPVIGDLLMAPATWEDVRRQAEAAGLERVPLEHPELEGRIVQLRSTDPRRARRLHGLVSALRSRGHAVSMSYVTPLGGRPIMKPNSGVFAPQVATFDEYVAEGEAHGRGVVVAVVDTGIAADRRSDGWLRDVVRVGADDPGTHGDDTNVDPLDAEPHDGYLDVYAGHGTFVAGIVQQVAPGAEIRVLKAVGPGGAGSELDVACALIRAVRDGAHVVNLSLGTQTLFDEPSLPLAVALDVVREIEDERGWASVIVASAGNYGDDTPTWPAAFGRVVAVGGLTRDLRPTTWSSHGSWVDVSAVGEGILSTYVPGRQNPAFAVSAQEFGDDAFAQWVGTSFAAPQVAGAIARTMTELGVDGPAAVHALLAAGKPVAGYGRALQILPGA, from the coding sequence ATGCTCCCTGCACCCTCGGATCCTAGAGCGCACGCCACCGGCGTCCGCGCCGGTGTATCAGACCGCGCGCTCACCGCTCCGCAGGGCGACCGCACCTCCCTGCGCACCGAGGAGAGCACCTACGTGACACGCTTCCCCGCCGACGACCGCACCGCCGGCCGCCCGTTCGGCGACGACTACGCCCGCCGCCGGATGGTGCCGCGCCCCGCTGCCGGGGCCGGCGCCGTCGCCGCCTTCGCCGCCGCGAGCCCCACGGGGCGCCGGGCCGAGCCGGAGGACGACGACGGGTACGTGCGGGCCCTCGTCGCGGACCTGTCCCCCGGCGACGCCGACGAGGCGGTCCTGCGCCGGCGCGAGGCGGTCGTCTCGCGGCTGCAGGACGGCTGGGCGCAGCGCAGCGCGCAGGAGCTCGACGTCGTGCGCAACCGGCACGGCGCCGACGTGTTCCCCGTGATCGGCGACCTGCTCATGGCCCCGGCCACCTGGGAGGACGTCCGCCGGCAGGCGGAGGCGGCGGGGCTCGAGCGCGTCCCGCTGGAGCACCCCGAGCTCGAGGGGCGGATCGTGCAGCTGCGCAGCACCGACCCGCGGCGTGCCCGCCGGCTGCACGGCCTCGTCTCCGCGCTGCGCTCGCGCGGGCACGCCGTCTCCATGTCGTACGTCACGCCGCTCGGCGGTCGGCCGATCATGAAGCCGAACTCGGGGGTGTTCGCGCCGCAGGTCGCCACGTTCGACGAGTACGTGGCGGAGGGCGAGGCGCACGGGCGCGGGGTCGTCGTCGCGGTCGTCGACACCGGCATCGCCGCGGACCGGCGCTCGGACGGCTGGCTGCGCGACGTCGTGCGGGTGGGTGCCGACGACCCCGGCACCCACGGGGACGACACGAACGTCGACCCGCTCGACGCCGAGCCCCACGACGGCTACCTCGACGTCTACGCCGGTCACGGCACGTTCGTCGCCGGCATCGTGCAGCAGGTGGCGCCCGGCGCCGAGATCCGCGTGCTCAAGGCGGTCGGCCCCGGCGGCGCAGGGTCGGAGCTCGACGTCGCCTGCGCGCTCATCCGCGCGGTGCGCGACGGCGCGCACGTCGTCAACCTCTCGCTCGGCACGCAGACGCTCTTCGACGAGCCGTCCCTGCCGCTCGCCGTCGCCCTCGACGTCGTGCGCGAGATCGAGGACGAGCGCGGCTGGGCCAGCGTGATCGTGGCGTCGGCGGGCAACTACGGCGACGACACCCCCACGTGGCCCGCCGCGTTCGGGCGGGTCGTGGCCGTCGGCGGCCTCACCCGCGACCTGCGTCCCACGACGTGGTCGAGCCACGGGTCCTGGGTGGACGTCTCCGCCGTCGGCGAGGGCATCCTGTCCACCTACGTGCCCGGACGGCAGAACCCGGCCTTCGCGGTCAGCGCGCAGGAGTTCGGCGACGACGCGTTCGCGCAGTGGGTGGGCACGTCGTTCGCGGCCCCCCAGGTCGCCGGGGCGATCGCCCGGACCATGACCGAGCTCGGGGTCGACGGCCCGGCCGCCGTGCACGCGCTGCTCGCCGCGGGCAAGCCCGTCGCCGGCTACGGCCGCGCCCTGCAGATCCTCCCGGGGGCCTAA